A stretch of bacterium DNA encodes these proteins:
- a CDS encoding cytochrome P450 — protein MGEESAFVYDPYVAEFQDRAHAVYQRLRDEHPVYHNPERGIWAISRFEDVWNATLDVETLTTEGIEEAQSLLPMLNYLDPPRHDRLRTLVSRAFTFRRVAAMEDRVRAIARELLDGLAGRDRCELVEDYATPLPGRIIAEMIGVPPERRETFLGHTRRMLTTNPSLSIAETIEEPSQRIYEEFGRLLEERRRHPAADLMSGLLAAELDGETLSDEEILGFCYQLIVAGNDTTTSLIGNGAVLLARHPDQQKLLAESPDRIPAAVEEMLRYETPAQALPRRTRRPLELHGRRVPEGERVLLVWAAANLDEREFEEPERFDVTRKITRHLSFGHGLHFCLGASLARLEARVAFEELLARHPDYRLLEEPGWIHSRWARAHGEIHLAL, from the coding sequence ATGGGCGAGGAATCGGCCTTCGTCTACGACCCCTACGTCGCGGAGTTCCAGGACCGCGCGCACGCGGTCTACCAACGGCTTCGCGACGAGCATCCCGTCTACCACAACCCGGAGCGGGGGATCTGGGCGATCTCCCGCTTCGAAGACGTCTGGAACGCCACCCTCGACGTCGAGACGCTCACGACCGAGGGCATCGAGGAGGCGCAGAGCCTGCTCCCGATGCTCAACTACCTCGACCCACCCCGCCACGACCGCCTGCGCACGCTCGTCTCGCGCGCGTTCACCTTCCGGCGGGTCGCCGCGATGGAGGATCGCGTGCGCGCGATCGCCCGGGAGCTGCTCGACGGTCTGGCGGGGCGCGATCGCTGCGAGCTCGTCGAGGACTACGCGACGCCGCTGCCGGGGCGCATCATCGCCGAGATGATCGGCGTCCCGCCCGAGCGCCGCGAGACTTTCCTGGGTCATACGCGCCGGATGCTCACGACGAATCCTTCGCTCAGCATCGCGGAGACGATCGAGGAGCCGTCTCAGCGGATCTACGAGGAGTTCGGACGGTTGCTCGAGGAGCGCCGGCGACACCCCGCCGCCGACCTGATGAGCGGACTGCTCGCCGCGGAGCTCGACGGCGAGACGCTCTCCGACGAGGAGATCCTGGGCTTCTGCTACCAGCTGATCGTCGCCGGCAACGACACGACGACGTCGTTGATCGGGAACGGCGCCGTGCTCCTCGCGCGACACCCCGATCAGCAGAAGCTCCTCGCCGAGTCACCGGATCGAATCCCTGCGGCCGTCGAGGAAATGCTCCGCTACGAGACCCCGGCTCAGGCGCTGCCGCGACGTACGCGTCGGCCCCTCGAGCTCCACGGTCGCCGCGTGCCGGAAGGCGAGCGCGTATTGCTGGTCTGGGCCGCGGCGAACCTCGACGAGCGCGAGTTCGAGGAGCCCGAGCGCTTCGACGTGACGCGCAAGATCACGCGCCACCTCTCGTTCGGACACGGACTCCACTTCTGCCTAGGCGCCTCGCTCGCGCGGCTCGAGGCGCGGGTCGCCTTCGAAGAGCTGCTCGCACGACATCCCGACTACCGACTGCTCGAGGAGCCCGGCTGGATCCATTCACGCTGGGCTCGCGCGCACGGGGAGATCCACCTGGCGCTCTAG
- a CDS encoding LLM class flavin-dependent oxidoreductase, whose protein sequence is MRFSLSLPTIRHPERADPYDETFALARLAEEEGFDTATIGHHHFLPGNQSDPLTFMAAVAARTTTLRVGTGIFQLPVHNPVRVAEQVATIDQISGGRISLGVGSGWWPLEYQVHGSNFRERGARMEEALEILRRVWTETDVAFEGRFWSFPELTVHPRPVQSPRPPLWVAGVVDAAVDRAARLGDAWLCGPVQSLGRAKTCLSVYRDSCRRIGREPEWILRRFAWIGTDRRKIEEEILPRYIEGLLVHWRESAEDDVEKALFERLDRGEKITPEEIAGDRLLWGTPEDVIAQIERYRSQTGCHHVHAAFGAGMPAHEDEYSTLGRFEEQAEMIRLFGREVIPHFRDGR, encoded by the coding sequence ATGCGCTTCTCACTCTCGCTCCCGACGATCCGACACCCCGAGCGCGCCGATCCCTACGACGAGACCTTCGCGCTCGCACGTCTGGCCGAAGAGGAAGGCTTCGACACCGCCACGATCGGTCACCATCATTTCCTGCCCGGCAATCAGAGCGACCCCCTGACGTTCATGGCCGCGGTGGCCGCTCGGACGACGACGTTGCGCGTCGGGACCGGGATCTTCCAGCTCCCGGTCCACAACCCCGTGCGCGTCGCGGAGCAGGTCGCGACGATCGATCAGATCTCCGGCGGGCGGATCTCGCTCGGCGTCGGCTCCGGCTGGTGGCCTCTCGAGTATCAGGTGCACGGTTCGAACTTCCGCGAGCGCGGCGCGCGCATGGAAGAGGCCCTGGAGATCCTGAGGCGCGTCTGGACGGAGACCGACGTCGCCTTCGAGGGGCGCTTCTGGAGCTTCCCCGAGCTGACGGTCCACCCCCGCCCCGTGCAGTCGCCACGCCCTCCTCTCTGGGTCGCAGGCGTGGTCGATGCCGCCGTCGACCGTGCGGCGCGCCTGGGCGACGCATGGCTCTGCGGTCCGGTCCAATCCCTCGGTCGTGCGAAGACCTGCCTCTCGGTCTACCGCGATTCGTGTCGGCGGATCGGAAGGGAGCCGGAGTGGATCCTCAGGCGCTTCGCGTGGATCGGAACGGATCGGCGCAAGATCGAGGAGGAGATCCTGCCTCGCTACATCGAGGGGCTGCTCGTCCATTGGCGAGAGTCCGCCGAAGACGACGTCGAGAAGGCGTTGTTCGAGCGACTCGACCGCGGCGAGAAGATCACGCCGGAAGAGATCGCCGGCGACCGGCTGCTCTGGGGCACGCCCGAAGACGTGATCGCGCAGATCGAGCGCTATCGATCGCAGACCGGCTGCCATCACGTGCACGCGGCCTTCGGCGCGGGCATGCCGGCCCACGAGGACGAGTACTCGACGCTCGGCCGTTTCGAGGAGCAGGCGGAGATGATCCGCCTCTTCGGTCGCGAGGTGATTCCGCATTTCCGCGACGGACGCTGA
- a CDS encoding PEP-CTERM sorting domain-containing protein (PEP-CTERM proteins occur, often in large numbers, in the proteomes of bacteria that also encode an exosortase, a predicted intramembrane cysteine proteinase. The presence of a PEP-CTERM domain at a protein's C-terminus predicts cleavage within the sorting domain, followed by covalent anchoring to some some component of the (usually Gram-negative) cell surface. Many PEP-CTERM proteins exhibit an unusual sequence composition that includes large numbers of potential glycosylation sites. Expression of one such protein has been shown restore the ability of a bacterium to form floc, a type of biofilm.), giving the protein MLPSRTRLSLAFLLLCIALPRPGAAQNLPIATFLTVDVPAVAVSGTLTLDGAPPPDSASELATLQLDGIVGPQTTTPVGTSADPDWGPLFLVPGTYQPRYELNYSFGGVLPRNASAPVGPPIEVDGLSDVDVDLPALNGVLELSLNGSALPTEYEERATIRLRNVESGVESWIGTTHDVPIAVSVLPGRYDVVYEYDRGAVLPLNTHAVIATDVDFALTPTVAIDIPAFSHAVSATLNGAAFPTSAYERGDLSLENPETGDRVPWGPTHVPVGVQRVIPGTYDVVYEHRAGSSIVPRNQRAVVATDLEIAPPPLPNMLSFSEIDLVAYETSVDATLDGATFPASAYEHGILVLLGERGDEVTLGYTSSDFDPVWVVAGGYDLHYRAVTGSSIVPWNEDALLRRRVRILGPSTLEVDVETVEITLDFRLDGAPFPASPYERGDFRLVGETPGDVIPLGCSCDQQVTLSVIPGTYDLFYDYVAGSSIVPHNVGQRAASDLAFLESATHAIDVYTRTVVPSFTVNGGPFPTLPDTYGEIVLRGPEGGHLSIGETNDPDPDPLIAMVGPYAIDYEWRSGIFVPRNPQARLGYTSVPEPGTTLALAIGALALTAGARRART; this is encoded by the coding sequence ATGCTCCCGTCTCGAACCCGACTCTCCCTCGCGTTCCTCCTCCTTTGCATCGCGCTCCCGCGGCCCGGTGCGGCGCAGAATCTCCCCATCGCGACCTTCCTGACGGTCGACGTTCCGGCGGTCGCCGTGAGCGGCACGCTCACTCTGGACGGCGCGCCGCCCCCCGATTCGGCGAGCGAGCTCGCGACGCTGCAGCTCGACGGAATCGTCGGGCCGCAGACGACGACGCCGGTCGGCACGAGCGCCGATCCCGACTGGGGGCCGCTCTTCCTCGTCCCCGGCACCTATCAGCCGCGCTACGAGCTGAACTACAGCTTCGGGGGCGTGCTTCCGAGAAACGCGTCGGCGCCGGTCGGGCCGCCGATCGAGGTCGACGGCCTGTCCGACGTCGACGTCGACCTGCCCGCGTTGAACGGCGTGCTCGAGCTCTCGCTCAACGGCAGCGCGCTCCCGACCGAGTACGAAGAGCGGGCGACGATCCGACTGCGGAACGTCGAGAGCGGCGTCGAGTCGTGGATCGGAACGACCCACGATGTGCCGATCGCCGTGAGCGTCCTGCCGGGGCGCTACGACGTCGTCTACGAGTACGACCGGGGGGCGGTGCTCCCGCTGAACACCCACGCCGTGATCGCGACCGACGTGGACTTCGCCCTGACCCCGACCGTCGCGATCGACATCCCGGCGTTCTCGCACGCGGTCTCGGCCACGTTGAACGGCGCGGCGTTCCCGACCTCGGCGTACGAGCGGGGCGACCTCTCCCTCGAGAATCCCGAGACCGGCGACCGCGTGCCCTGGGGCCCGACGCACGTACCGGTCGGCGTGCAGCGCGTCATCCCCGGGACCTACGACGTCGTCTACGAACACCGTGCCGGGAGCTCGATCGTGCCGCGGAACCAGCGCGCGGTCGTGGCGACCGACCTCGAGATTGCGCCGCCTCCGCTGCCCAACATGCTGTCGTTCAGCGAGATCGACCTGGTCGCGTACGAGACGAGCGTCGACGCGACGCTCGACGGCGCGACCTTTCCCGCGTCCGCGTACGAGCACGGAATCCTCGTCTTGCTGGGTGAACGCGGCGACGAAGTCACGCTCGGATACACGTCCTCGGACTTCGATCCGGTCTGGGTCGTCGCGGGTGGCTACGACCTCCACTACCGGGCGGTCACCGGCAGCTCGATCGTGCCCTGGAACGAGGACGCTCTGCTCCGCCGCCGCGTGCGGATCCTCGGCCCCTCGACCCTCGAGGTCGACGTCGAGACCGTGGAAATCACCCTCGACTTCCGTCTCGACGGCGCACCCTTTCCCGCCTCGCCCTACGAACGCGGCGACTTCCGCCTCGTGGGCGAGACGCCAGGCGACGTGATCCCCCTCGGCTGCAGCTGCGACCAGCAGGTGACCCTCAGCGTGATCCCCGGGACCTACGATCTGTTCTACGACTACGTGGCCGGATCGAGCATCGTGCCCCACAACGTCGGTCAGCGCGCGGCCTCGGACCTCGCGTTCCTCGAAAGCGCGACACACGCGATCGATGTCTACACCCGGACCGTCGTCCCGAGCTTCACCGTGAACGGAGGCCCCTTCCCGACGCTCCCGGACACCTACGGCGAGATCGTGCTGCGCGGTCCGGAAGGCGGGCACCTCTCGATCGGCGAAACGAACGATCCGGATCCGGATCCGCTGATCGCGATGGTCGGTCCCTACGCGATCGACTACGAGTGGAGGTCCGGGATCTTCGTTCCGCGAAATCCGCAGGCGCGTCTCGGCTACACGAGCGTGCCCGAACCGGGCACGACCCTCGCACTCGCGATCGGCGCCCTGGCTCTCACGGCGGGGGCTCGCCGCGCACGCACGTGA
- a CDS encoding glutathione S-transferase, translating into MITIYHLAVSQSDRIVWLMEELELPYQLEWFDRGPDGLATADYLALHPAGTAPVVKDGERLLTESAVILESICHRHAGGRLTIGPDQAAYEDYLYWLHFNNNIQGLFFASLALGEPVDGSENRAAGFIARRADRYLRYLDQRLSESEYLAGSEFTCADIMVTFNLTTLPPFGGLRVAELPHAQAYVERIAKRPAYQKAMSIAGPGATRPGA; encoded by the coding sequence ATGATCACGATCTACCACCTCGCGGTCTCGCAATCGGATCGAATCGTCTGGCTGATGGAGGAGCTCGAGCTGCCCTATCAGCTCGAGTGGTTCGATCGTGGCCCCGACGGTCTGGCCACGGCCGACTACCTGGCGCTGCATCCCGCAGGCACGGCCCCCGTCGTGAAGGACGGAGAGCGACTGCTGACCGAATCGGCGGTGATCCTCGAGTCGATCTGCCATCGCCACGCGGGCGGTCGGCTGACGATCGGGCCCGACCAGGCAGCCTACGAGGACTACCTCTACTGGCTGCACTTCAACAACAACATTCAGGGGCTCTTCTTCGCGTCGCTCGCCCTGGGCGAGCCGGTCGACGGCAGCGAAAACCGGGCAGCCGGCTTCATCGCGCGACGAGCCGATCGCTACCTCCGATACCTCGATCAGCGTCTCTCCGAGTCCGAGTACCTCGCGGGGTCCGAGTTCACCTGCGCCGACATCATGGTGACCTTCAATCTGACGACACTCCCGCCCTTCGGTGGACTTCGCGTCGCGGAGCTCCCGCACGCGCAGGCCTACGTCGAGCGCATCGCGAAGCGGCCCGCCTACCAGAAGGCGATGTCGATCGCGGGGCCGGGCGCGACGCGACCCGGGGCCTGA